From the genome of Corallococcus macrosporus DSM 14697:
TGCTGGTACGCAAGGTGGCCATCAACGAAGAGCAGGTGCGGGCGTTCCTGGAGAACTTGTTCGAGGAGGACCTGCACGCCAAGCGGGTGCTGTCGCTGTCGCATGCGACGTTGGGCGTGGTGCATGCCGCGTCCTTGTCGGTGCATGCCATTGGCCAGGCCCTGGCATGGGCCCGAGGCGGCGTGCAGAAGCACGGCATCAAGCAGGTGGACCGGCTGCTGTCCAACGAGGCGGTGGACGTGTGGAAGCTGGCGGCCGCGTGGGTGCCGTACGTGCTGGCCGAGCGCACCGAAGCGGTGGTAGCGCTGGACTGGACGGACTTCGAGGCCGATGACCACACCACGCTGGTGGCCAGCCTCGTCACCTTGCACGGGCGCACCACGCCCCTGCTGTGGCTGACGCTCAAGAAGAGCGCCATGGCGGGCAACCGGGCTCAGGCGGAGGATGAGCTGCTGCTGCGGTTGAAGGAGTGCGTGCCTGAAGGGGTGCAGGTGCTGAGCCGTCCCCTCATTCGAATCAAATGAAGCCGAATGCCTCGCGGAAGACGGCCTGCTCGCGGATGAGCTCGGCGAATTTCTCCATGAGGGGGCGGAGCCACTCCTCTCGCATGTTGGCGAGGGCGCCGTAGTAGATGATGCCTTGCCGAAAGAGAGAGTACTCGCGCGTCTTACGGGTGTCGGCGCGGAACTTCCTGTCGAGCCCCGTCGCTTCGCCCGCAGCGCCGAGCAGCCTCAGCAGCGCCATGGCGAAGGCGGACAGCAGCAACAGTCTGTCGCGGCGCTCGCAGGTGCCGATAGCGATGGCGGACAGGCCCATGCCGAAGCGCAAGTCCTTGATGTCCCGGTGCGTCTCCTCGCAGGTGAAGCGACGTCCGTAGGCCTTCACCAACTCGGTGGCAGTGGCTTCCTTGCTGCTGGCCGCCAGAAACCAGGCCTCTTTCATTCCCTTCTGGTGCACGCAGACGACGGCACCCACGCCGAAACGGGCCTGGGTGACGCGCGCTCCGCGCAGCAACTTCGGACGGCCCGTCGGGGGCACCCACTCCTTCGCCTTGTGCACCTCCCCTCCGGCACTTTCGACGTGCACGACGCCACGAAAGCGAATGACGTAGCCGAAGCTGAGTCTGTCCAGCAATTCATACAGGGCGACGTCTCCGAATCCTCGGTCCGCGAGCACCGTCACCTCCACGTCGGAGGGCAGCACCTGGTGCAACCGCTCCAGCAACGCGTCCTCATGGGCATTGCGCTGCCCGGCCAACTCGCTCTTGGGCACCGTCTTCCACAGCAACGGCGTGGCGCGGCCGTGGCGGGTGACAAGCTGGATGGCGACCGTGGTGTGGTCGTCCGACTCGAAGTCCGTCCAGTCAATGGTGACTGTCACCGCTTTGCGCTCGGCCACCACGAAGGGCACCCACTGCGCGAACAGTCGCCACACGTCGACGCCAGAGTTGGACAGCAGTCGGTCCACCTGCTTGATGGCGTGCTTGCCTTCCAACCCCCGCGCCTGGGAGAGCGCCAGTCCGATGGCCCTCACCGAGAGGCTGGCGGCGTGCACGGCGCCCAAGGTGGCATTGGACAGCGACAGCACACGCTTGGCATGGGTGTCCGGGCCGACGGCTTCCTCAATGAACCGATGCACCTCGGCGTGCGTTATGGATTTCGACATGCTCCGCACGATGCAGGACAACCTCTGGCGCCGAAAAGCGCGCGCCTCACTGCCGCTTCCCGCGCTGCTCCGGCACCAGCCAACCGCTGGGGACGGCCCTTGACGCTCGGCTCAAATGAGGGGACGACTCAGGTGCAGGTGACGATACTGGCGGAC
Proteins encoded in this window:
- a CDS encoding IS4 family transposase, giving the protein MSKSITHAEVHRFIEEAVGPDTHAKRVLSLSNATLGAVHAASLSVRAIGLALSQARGLEGKHAIKQVDRLLSNSGVDVWRLFAQWVPFVVAERKAVTVTIDWTDFESDDHTTVAIQLVTRHGRATPLLWKTVPKSELAGQRNAHEDALLERLHQVLPSDVEVTVLADRGFGDVALYELLDRLSFGYVIRFRGVVHVESAGGEVHKAKEWVPPTGRPKLLRGARVTQARFGVGAVVCVHQKGMKEAWFLAASSKEATATELVKAYGRRFTCEETHRDIKDLRFGMGLSAIAIGTCERRDRLLLLSAFAMALLRLLGAAGEATGLDRKFRADTRKTREYSLFRQGIIYYGALANMREEWLRPLMEKFAELIREQAVFREAFGFI